A window from Polynucleobacter sp. MWH-UH25E encodes these proteins:
- the panC gene encoding pantoate--beta-alanine ligase: MKIISDIQELRDHLRGQNRASFVPTMGNLHEGHLSLMRLARQHGDPVVASIFVNRLQFGPNEDFDSYPRTMQADIEKLEKEGVYILFAPTERDLYPQPQEYRVDPPQQLGDILEGEFRPGFFKGVCTVVLKLFSCVQPKVAVFGKKDYQQLMIIRQMTKQFALPVEIVPGETIRADDGLALSSRNGYLSVEERAEAPELQKALKEVREQVLQLSSRNADAITQIEKAAIANLASRGWKPDYIAIRQQSNLAPASNENLQAGEPLVILTAAKLGKTRLIDNLEI; encoded by the coding sequence ATGAAAATCATTAGCGACATTCAAGAGCTGCGCGATCATTTGCGCGGACAAAATCGCGCTTCATTTGTGCCAACCATGGGCAACCTCCATGAAGGCCATCTATCACTGATGCGATTAGCAAGACAGCATGGTGATCCAGTAGTAGCGAGTATCTTTGTGAACCGCCTACAGTTTGGTCCAAACGAAGATTTTGATAGCTACCCACGCACTATGCAGGCGGATATCGAGAAGCTTGAAAAAGAAGGTGTCTACATCTTGTTCGCACCTACCGAGCGTGACCTCTATCCGCAACCACAAGAGTATCGAGTAGATCCACCCCAGCAACTCGGGGACATCCTTGAAGGTGAATTCCGCCCAGGATTTTTTAAGGGCGTGTGCACCGTTGTCTTAAAACTCTTCTCATGCGTACAACCTAAGGTGGCTGTGTTTGGTAAGAAAGATTATCAGCAGTTGATGATCATCCGCCAAATGACCAAACAGTTTGCTTTGCCAGTAGAGATTGTTCCTGGTGAAACCATTCGTGCAGATGATGGCTTAGCACTCTCCTCCCGCAATGGATACCTATCCGTCGAAGAACGTGCTGAAGCCCCTGAGCTTCAAAAGGCATTGAAGGAAGTACGTGAACAAGTATTGCAATTAAGCTCACGAAACGCTGATGCGATTACACAAATTGAAAAAGCGGCGATTGCTAATTTAGCAAGCCGTGGCTGGAAGCCGGACTACATTGCGATTCGCCAACAGAGCAATCTTGCCCCCGCTTCAAATGAAAACTTACAGGCAGGCGAGCCTCTAGTCATTTTGACTGCCGCCAAACTGGGTAAGACACGCTTGATTGATAACCTAGAGATTTAA
- the oxc gene encoding oxalyl-CoA decarboxylase, with the protein MTTDNQNTQLTDGFHLVIDALKANDLNTIFGLVGIPITDLCRLAQAEGLRFIGFRHEQHAGNAAAIAGYMTQKPGICMTVSAPGFLNGLTALANATVNCFPMILISGSSEREIVDLQQGDYEEMDQLNAAKPYCKAAYRINHIEDIGIGFARAIRAAVSGRPGGVYLDLPAQLLSQTMPVEEAKKSIFKVIDPVPRQIPAADAVARALDVLKGAKRPLILLGKGAAYAQADKEIRDLIEKSGIPYLPMSMAKGLLPDNHPQSASAARSFVLAEADAVMLVGARLNWLLAHGKGKTWGKDPKKFIQIDIQANEVDSNVQIAAPLIGDIGSCVGELLKGISAVPKPSAEWIAAITEKKEKNTAKMAETLAKEANPMNFHGALRVIRDVIKKNPDVNLVNEGANTLDYCRAIVDMYKPRKRFDSGTWGIMGIGMGYAIGAAVTSGLPTVAVEGDSAFGFSGMELETVCRYKLPITTVVFNNNGVYRGTDQNPTGGADVAPTVFVKDARYDKMIEAFGGVGYYVTTPAELEAALTEAIAAGKPALINAVIDETAGTESGRLTNLNPSTAAAKK; encoded by the coding sequence ATGACAACAGATAATCAAAACACCCAGTTAACAGATGGCTTTCACCTCGTTATCGATGCGTTGAAAGCAAACGACCTCAACACTATTTTTGGTCTTGTTGGTATTCCAATTACTGACCTTTGCCGTTTGGCTCAGGCGGAAGGTTTGCGCTTCATTGGTTTCCGTCATGAGCAACACGCAGGTAATGCTGCGGCGATTGCTGGTTACATGACACAAAAGCCTGGTATTTGCATGACTGTTTCTGCGCCAGGTTTCTTGAATGGTTTGACTGCATTGGCTAACGCTACTGTGAACTGCTTCCCAATGATTTTGATTTCTGGTTCAAGCGAACGTGAAATCGTTGACTTGCAGCAGGGTGACTACGAAGAGATGGATCAGCTCAATGCAGCTAAGCCATACTGTAAAGCGGCTTATCGTATTAATCACATTGAAGATATCGGCATTGGTTTTGCTCGTGCGATTCGTGCCGCTGTATCTGGCCGTCCAGGCGGTGTCTATTTAGACTTGCCAGCGCAGTTGTTGTCTCAAACTATGCCTGTTGAAGAAGCTAAGAAGTCTATCTTCAAGGTAATCGATCCAGTTCCACGTCAGATCCCAGCTGCTGATGCGGTTGCTCGTGCATTAGATGTACTCAAAGGCGCTAAGCGTCCATTGATCCTCTTGGGTAAAGGTGCTGCTTATGCACAGGCTGATAAAGAGATTCGTGATTTGATCGAAAAATCCGGCATTCCTTACTTGCCAATGTCTATGGCAAAAGGTTTATTGCCAGATAACCATCCACAATCTGCTTCTGCAGCACGTTCATTTGTATTGGCTGAAGCTGATGCGGTGATGTTGGTTGGTGCGCGTTTGAACTGGTTGCTTGCTCACGGTAAGGGCAAGACATGGGGCAAAGATCCTAAGAAATTTATCCAAATCGATATTCAAGCAAACGAAGTCGATAGCAACGTACAGATCGCTGCACCATTGATTGGTGACATTGGTTCATGCGTTGGTGAACTCTTGAAGGGCATTTCTGCTGTTCCGAAGCCAAGCGCTGAGTGGATTGCTGCGATTACCGAGAAGAAAGAGAAGAACACAGCGAAGATGGCTGAGACATTGGCTAAAGAAGCAAACCCAATGAACTTCCATGGCGCATTGCGCGTGATTCGTGATGTAATCAAGAAGAACCCAGATGTGAACTTGGTTAACGAGGGCGCAAACACATTGGATTACTGCCGTGCAATCGTTGATATGTACAAGCCACGTAAGCGTTTTGACTCTGGTACTTGGGGCATTATGGGTATCGGTATGGGCTACGCAATTGGCGCAGCTGTTACTAGCGGCTTGCCAACAGTGGCAGTTGAGGGCGACAGTGCTTTCGGTTTTAGCGGTATGGAATTAGAAACCGTTTGCCGTTACAAGCTTCCAATCACAACCGTCGTGTTCAACAACAATGGTGTGTATCGCGGTACTGATCAAAACCCAACTGGTGGTGCGGATGTTGCGCCAACCGTGTTTGTTAAAGACGCGCGTTACGACAAGATGATCGAAGCATTTGGTGGTGTTGGCTACTATGTAACAACCCCAGCAGAATTAGAAGCAGCATTAACAGAAGCAATTGCTGCCGGTAAACCAGCCCTCATCAATGCTGTTATTGATGAGACTGCAGGTACTGAAAGTGGACGTTTAACAAACTTAAACCCATCTACAGCAGCTGCTAAGAAGTAA
- a CDS encoding ScpA family protein, producing MTEPNSQPIPDLLDSTLSVTDGMSEAFAKLYGEPLFKLPNDLYIPPDALEVFLEAFEGPLDLLLYLIRKQNFNVLDIPMAQVTQQYLSYIDQIRHHNLELAAEYLLMAAMLIEIKSRMLLPMKKADSEEEVEDPRAELVRRLLEYERMKLAAQELDQIPQHGRDFQVAHGFVDTTVAITWPEVNLEDLQMAWRDVLHRAKLTQHHTITREELSVRDFMTRILRRLQSTRFIEFGELFEDAIKSGKGIPVVIVNFIAMLELSRESLVEITQAEPYAPIYVRLAYTPVA from the coding sequence ATGACTGAGCCTAATTCTCAGCCAATTCCAGATTTACTTGATAGCACCCTATCGGTTACCGATGGCATGTCGGAGGCGTTCGCCAAGCTTTATGGCGAGCCACTATTTAAGCTTCCAAACGATTTATATATCCCACCTGATGCATTAGAAGTTTTTCTAGAGGCTTTTGAGGGCCCACTAGATCTTTTGCTGTATTTGATTCGCAAACAAAACTTTAATGTGCTCGATATTCCTATGGCGCAGGTCACCCAACAGTACCTGAGCTACATCGATCAAATTCGTCATCACAACCTTGAGCTTGCCGCAGAATACTTACTCATGGCTGCCATGTTGATTGAAATTAAATCACGCATGCTGTTGCCAATGAAGAAGGCTGATAGTGAAGAGGAGGTGGAGGATCCACGCGCAGAATTAGTCCGTCGCCTATTGGAATACGAGCGCATGAAGTTGGCAGCCCAAGAGCTTGACCAAATTCCACAGCACGGACGTGACTTCCAAGTGGCACATGGCTTTGTAGACACCACTGTTGCAATCACTTGGCCTGAAGTTAATTTAGAAGATCTACAAATGGCATGGCGCGATGTACTGCACCGCGCCAAACTAACTCAGCACCACACCATCACTCGTGAAGAGCTTTCTGTTCGCGACTTTATGACTCGCATTTTGCGTCGCTTACAAAGCACCCGCTTTATCGAATTTGGTGAACTGTTTGAAGATGCCATTAAGTCTGGCAAGGGGATCCCTGTTGTGATCGTCAACTTCATCGCCATGCTTGAGCTTTCCCGCGAATCTCTGGTGGAGATTACCCAAGCTGAGCCTTATGCTCCAATTTACGTTCGATTGGCCTATACTCCCGTTGCATGA
- a CDS encoding methionyl-tRNA formyltransferase: MRIALIGSADFGKAALEAFLDRGDEIVAVFCPPDNPKSSKPEVLKEAAIARGLTPLQFASLKSPEAAQAMIDSQADICVMAYVLQFVPQELCKIPKHGTIQYHPSLLPKYRGPSAINWAIALGEEKTGLTIFRPSDGLDEGEVILQKEVIIGPDDTLGKIYFDHLFPIGIKALLEAADLVVAGKHQEIVQDESKANYEGWFDANAAQIHWASHISQIYNLIRACNPAPGAWTKFGEQKVQIYDCHKHVAATFGAVKGKPGEVTQITLDSFFVTCHGGQIEVLKAKGAAGKVNGAELAKELNLQVGQFFAL; encoded by the coding sequence ATGCGGATTGCTTTGATTGGGAGTGCGGATTTTGGTAAGGCGGCTTTAGAAGCCTTTTTGGATCGCGGCGATGAAATCGTTGCCGTTTTCTGTCCACCCGATAATCCCAAGTCAAGTAAGCCAGAAGTCTTAAAAGAGGCTGCTATTGCAAGGGGTTTGACCCCCTTGCAGTTTGCCTCACTCAAAAGCCCTGAGGCTGCTCAGGCAATGATTGATAGCCAAGCGGATATTTGCGTCATGGCTTATGTGTTGCAATTTGTCCCACAAGAGCTTTGCAAAATTCCAAAGCACGGCACGATTCAATATCACCCATCCCTATTGCCAAAATATCGTGGCCCTAGCGCCATTAACTGGGCAATTGCATTGGGCGAAGAAAAGACAGGTCTGACTATTTTCCGTCCATCCGATGGTTTGGATGAGGGCGAAGTGATTTTGCAAAAAGAAGTGATCATTGGACCTGATGACACTCTTGGAAAAATCTACTTTGATCATTTATTTCCGATTGGTATCAAAGCATTACTCGAGGCTGCGGACTTGGTGGTGGCTGGTAAGCATCAAGAAATCGTGCAAGATGAGTCAAAGGCTAATTACGAAGGTTGGTTTGATGCTAATGCTGCGCAGATTCATTGGGCAAGTCATATCTCCCAAATCTATAATTTGATTCGTGCTTGCAATCCAGCGCCAGGCGCATGGACCAAGTTTGGCGAACAAAAAGTGCAAATCTACGATTGCCACAAACATGTCGCCGCAACTTTTGGTGCAGTCAAAGGCAAGCCGGGTGAAGTAACTCAAATCACTCTGGATTCATTCTTTGTAACATGCCATGGTGGACAGATTGAAGTGCTTAAAGCCAAGGGTGCTGCAGGTAAAGTAAATGGCGCTGAATTGGCTAAAGAATTAAACCTACAGGTAGGGCAGTTCTTCGCCCTGTAA
- a CDS encoding DUF5522 domain-containing protein has product MQNIKQLHEQACALGMDTYIDPTSGYQVLTSNALLKQGKCCGNACRHCPYGHINVPKPNEGFSTLEIK; this is encoded by the coding sequence ATGCAAAATATCAAGCAACTTCATGAGCAAGCATGCGCACTGGGCATGGACACTTATATTGATCCCACATCCGGATACCAAGTCCTAACAAGCAATGCTCTTCTAAAGCAGGGCAAATGTTGTGGCAATGCTTGTCGCCATTGCCCCTATGGACATATCAATGTTCCAAAGCCGAATGAAGGGTTCTCCACCCTTGAAATCAAGTAA
- a CDS encoding Crp/Fnr family transcriptional regulator: MTALDKHPEKNLIRLQLSQNCVLNSLDSAAMADLERHLEISDLKKSEILLHQGDHQMEQYFVLDGILKRIVSSADAKEMILRFSIEKDIETSYAAWRLKTAAPYSIASVTKARVARMPLKKWAEFLEEHKPLKESFEFEVMRLMSEIMAHTITLHMLDAPGRVERFLRKYEDLFELLPKKELAAYLNLSPETLSRLKTKHKELFI; encoded by the coding sequence ATGACCGCATTAGATAAGCACCCCGAAAAAAACCTGATTCGCCTTCAGTTGAGCCAAAACTGTGTACTAAATAGCTTGGATTCAGCTGCAATGGCGGATTTGGAGCGTCATTTAGAGATTTCAGATCTCAAAAAGTCTGAGATTTTGCTGCATCAGGGTGATCATCAGATGGAGCAGTACTTCGTGCTGGACGGAATCTTGAAGCGCATCGTTTCAAGCGCAGACGCTAAAGAGATGATTTTGCGTTTTTCCATTGAAAAAGATATTGAGACCAGTTACGCCGCATGGCGTCTAAAGACTGCGGCCCCTTACAGTATTGCCAGTGTCACTAAAGCTCGCGTGGCCCGCATGCCCCTTAAAAAGTGGGCGGAGTTTCTAGAAGAGCACAAGCCACTCAAAGAAAGCTTCGAGTTTGAGGTAATGCGCCTGATGAGCGAGATCATGGCTCACACAATTACCTTACACATGCTTGATGCCCCAGGTCGGGTAGAGCGTTTTCTCCGCAAGTACGAAGACCTCTTTGAGCTCCTCCCCAAGAAAGAGCTCGCCGCTTATTTAAATCTCTCTCCAGAGACTCTAAGTCGCCTTAAAACCAAGCATAAAGAGCTCTTTATTTAA
- a CDS encoding TonB-dependent receptor, with product MHFFSKKKLHLIFSGAVLTIASPNLIAQSNQQTVVVTGSRFEENLNEVPADIKVITRDQIENSTSNNIPEVLSQIGGLDVRSTSGNPLNLDATVDMGGFGATASSTTLILIDGQRLNPIDSGTINWESIPIDSIERIEVLQGGASVQYGNGAVGGVINIITNGGAKNLNQASVTYGSYNTLINNAILRNKFDDTTIQLTANTSNTDGWRQNSAANAYSFDAKLTQALGGEDNVYADIFLNHSNAQTSGALLGQAGSGNPQSARARFIGSTTVTDNSGIRAGFIKAISDQVTFDIDGTYSNKNMNQNYPYGSGYYGLYPNWQLAINPKIKANFGAWGTTVIGYDFNQASQSSSSGSTFNNTSLQQNVSVLNQSVYLIARIPLRLLEGLEASGGFRHQAQNASTNDYSTGSTVSASQKYSANAGDLAANYNYQPGQKVFIKWDQSYRFPNTDEFWGFDPNTWAPVFNGILRPQITQTYSAGGDWNINKTHISASVFQSITQNEIRFDPETSVNLNSTGNINRTGFVFDASSSVMKNLTLAGGGKLQKSLFAAGPYSGAGVGLSPDLLLNARAQYMLNSQWNTGLVVNYVGGQNYDASPTVINSLAKMPSYVAADAYINYNIDSWDMRFTVKNIGGSTYATSGGYSSSSGYYYYPSTPTTYFVTAKYTFK from the coding sequence ATGCATTTTTTTAGCAAGAAGAAGCTTCACCTCATTTTTTCTGGGGCGGTATTAACGATTGCGTCACCAAACTTAATTGCGCAATCTAATCAACAAACCGTTGTTGTAACTGGATCTCGTTTTGAAGAGAACTTGAATGAAGTTCCTGCCGACATAAAAGTCATCACTCGAGATCAAATTGAGAATTCAACCTCAAATAACATTCCTGAAGTCTTATCCCAAATCGGGGGGTTAGATGTAAGGAGTACAAGCGGGAATCCACTGAATCTAGATGCCACAGTTGATATGGGTGGATTTGGGGCCACTGCGAGTAGCACTACGTTGATATTGATTGATGGTCAACGCTTGAACCCAATAGATTCGGGCACTATTAATTGGGAGTCAATTCCTATTGACTCTATCGAAAGAATTGAAGTTCTGCAAGGTGGCGCTAGCGTTCAGTATGGTAATGGCGCTGTTGGTGGCGTCATTAACATCATCACCAATGGCGGTGCGAAAAACTTAAATCAAGCATCGGTGACATATGGTAGCTACAACACTCTTATTAATAATGCAATTTTGCGTAATAAGTTTGACGACACAACCATTCAGTTGACAGCCAATACATCCAATACGGATGGTTGGCGTCAAAATTCTGCTGCGAATGCATATTCTTTTGATGCTAAGCTCACTCAAGCCTTGGGTGGTGAGGACAATGTGTACGCGGATATCTTTTTGAACCACTCTAATGCGCAAACTTCAGGCGCACTGCTTGGTCAGGCGGGGTCAGGAAACCCGCAGTCTGCGCGAGCAAGATTCATTGGTTCTACAACTGTCACCGATAACTCTGGAATTAGGGCTGGTTTTATAAAGGCAATTAGCGATCAAGTAACTTTTGATATTGATGGCACATATTCAAATAAGAATATGAATCAAAATTACCCATATGGTTCGGGTTACTATGGCCTTTATCCCAATTGGCAATTAGCAATTAATCCAAAGATAAAAGCTAACTTCGGCGCTTGGGGAACTACAGTTATTGGATACGACTTTAATCAAGCATCGCAAAGCTCCTCTTCGGGTAGTACTTTTAACAATACTAGCCTTCAACAGAATGTCAGTGTTTTAAATCAGTCGGTGTATTTAATTGCACGAATACCTTTGAGGCTTCTTGAGGGCTTAGAGGCGAGCGGTGGATTTAGGCATCAAGCTCAAAATGCTTCGACAAATGACTACTCAACTGGATCTACAGTCAGTGCAAGTCAAAAATATTCTGCAAATGCAGGAGATCTTGCTGCGAACTATAACTATCAGCCAGGTCAGAAGGTATTTATTAAATGGGATCAGTCTTATCGATTTCCAAATACTGATGAGTTCTGGGGGTTTGATCCAAATACATGGGCGCCAGTATTTAATGGCATCTTAAGGCCGCAAATTACACAAACCTATTCAGCGGGTGGGGATTGGAATATAAACAAGACCCACATTTCAGCTTCCGTATTTCAGTCAATTACTCAAAATGAGATTCGATTCGACCCAGAAACTAGTGTGAATTTAAATTCGACGGGCAATATTAATCGCACGGGTTTCGTGTTTGATGCATCCTCAAGTGTTATGAAAAATCTCACCTTGGCTGGAGGAGGTAAGTTGCAAAAATCTCTTTTTGCGGCCGGACCATATTCAGGTGCTGGAGTTGGTCTATCGCCAGACTTGTTGCTCAATGCCAGAGCCCAATATATGCTAAACAGTCAGTGGAATACTGGCTTAGTTGTTAACTATGTAGGCGGCCAAAATTATGATGCTTCGCCAACGGTTATTAACTCCCTAGCAAAAATGCCGTCTTATGTTGCTGCTGATGCCTATATCAACTACAACATAGACTCTTGGGATATGAGATTTACGGTTAAGAATATTGGGGGCAGTACGTACGCTACTTCGGGCGGGTATTCTTCAAGCAGTGGCTACTACTACTATCCAAGTACACCAACAACATATTTTGTGACGGCAAAGTACACCTTTAAATAA
- the frc gene encoding formyl-CoA transferase, translating to MAKALEGVKILDFTHVQSGPTCTQLLAWFGADVIKVEKSGEGDATRGQLRDIPDADSLYFTMLNHNKRSITVNTKTQKGKEILERLIKECDVLVENFAPGALDRMGFSWERIQELNPMMIMASVKGFGPGPYEDCKVYENVAQCAGGSASTTGFDDGPPMVTGAQIGDSGTGLHLALGIVTALYQRTHSGRGQKVLAAMQDAVLNLCRVKLRDQQRLERNGLMQEYPQFPNGEFGDSVPRAGNASGGGQPGWIVKCKGWEKDPNAYMYVIVQAPVWEAVCKVIGREDWITDVRFASPMARLPHLMEIFAEIEKWTMTMTKFEVMDILNKYDIPCGPILSMKEIAEEPALRATGTVVEVDHPIRGKYLTVGNPIKMSDSPTEVTRSPLLGEHTDEILTELGYTTDDLIALRHDKVI from the coding sequence ATGGCAAAAGCACTAGAAGGGGTCAAAATCCTCGACTTTACGCACGTTCAATCAGGGCCAACTTGTACGCAGTTGTTGGCTTGGTTTGGTGCGGACGTAATTAAAGTAGAAAAGTCTGGCGAAGGGGATGCAACTCGCGGTCAATTACGCGATATTCCTGATGCCGATAGCTTGTATTTCACGATGTTGAACCACAACAAGCGTTCGATCACTGTCAATACTAAAACCCAAAAAGGTAAAGAAATTCTTGAGCGCTTGATTAAAGAGTGCGATGTACTGGTCGAGAACTTCGCACCAGGCGCGCTCGATCGTATGGGGTTTTCTTGGGAGCGTATTCAAGAACTCAATCCAATGATGATCATGGCTTCAGTAAAAGGTTTTGGCCCTGGCCCATACGAAGATTGCAAAGTGTATGAGAACGTTGCGCAGTGCGCAGGTGGTTCTGCATCCACAACCGGTTTTGATGATGGCCCTCCTATGGTGACTGGTGCACAAATTGGCGACAGCGGTACTGGTTTGCATTTGGCATTAGGTATCGTGACTGCTTTGTATCAACGTACCCATTCTGGCCGCGGTCAGAAGGTGTTGGCGGCAATGCAAGATGCGGTATTGAACTTATGCCGTGTGAAGTTGCGTGACCAGCAGCGCTTGGAGCGCAATGGCTTGATGCAAGAGTACCCACAGTTCCCTAACGGCGAGTTTGGCGACTCTGTACCCCGCGCCGGCAATGCTTCTGGTGGCGGTCAGCCTGGTTGGATTGTGAAATGTAAGGGTTGGGAAAAAGATCCTAATGCCTATATGTATGTGATTGTTCAAGCCCCAGTATGGGAAGCGGTTTGCAAAGTGATTGGTCGTGAAGATTGGATTACTGATGTACGTTTTGCATCGCCAATGGCTCGCTTGCCACACTTAATGGAAATCTTCGCGGAGATCGAGAAGTGGACTATGACCATGACGAAGTTTGAAGTCATGGATATCTTGAACAAGTACGACATTCCATGCGGCCCAATTTTGTCAATGAAAGAAATCGCGGAAGAGCCAGCTTTACGTGCTACTGGAACGGTAGTAGAAGTTGATCATCCGATTCGCGGTAAGTATTTGACAGTAGGCAATCCAATCAAAATGTCTGATAGCCCAACAGAGGTGACACGTTCACCATTGCTTGGTGAGCACACCGACGAAATTTTGACTGAGCTTGGATACACTACAGACGATTTGATTGCTCTTCGTCACGATAAGGTGATCTAA
- the frc gene encoding formyl-CoA transferase produces the protein MTKPLDGIRIIDFTHVQAGPACTQLLAWYGADVIKVERPGAGDVTRSQLRDIPGADALYFTMLNGNKRSLTLDTKTPEGKEVLEKMIKTSDVMVENFGPGALDRMGFSWKRIQELNPKMIMASVKGFSDGHSYEDLKVYENVAQCAGGAASTTGFWDGPPTVSAAALGDSNTGMHLAIGILTALMQREKTGRGQKVSCSMQDAVLNLCRVKLRDQQRLDKVGYLEEYPQYPHGSFSDVVPRGGNAGGGGQPGWVLKCKGWETDPNAYIYFTIQGHAWEPITKALGKPEWATDPAYMTAEARQDKIFDIFATIEDWLKDKTKYEAVDILRKFDIPCAPVLSMKELAASPDLRKSGSIVEVDHKVRGKYLTIGSPIKFSDLEIEVKPSPVLGEHTDEVLSDLGYSADDIAKLHAAKAV, from the coding sequence ATGACTAAACCATTAGACGGTATTCGCATTATTGACTTCACACACGTACAAGCAGGTCCTGCATGTACACAGTTGTTGGCATGGTACGGCGCAGACGTAATCAAAGTAGAGCGTCCAGGTGCTGGTGACGTTACACGTAGCCAATTGCGCGATATTCCAGGCGCAGATGCTTTGTATTTCACAATGCTCAACGGTAACAAGCGTTCATTGACTCTTGATACTAAGACTCCAGAAGGCAAAGAAGTTTTGGAGAAGATGATCAAGACTTCAGACGTCATGGTTGAGAACTTTGGTCCTGGCGCGTTGGATCGTATGGGTTTCTCTTGGAAGCGTATTCAAGAATTGAATCCAAAGATGATCATGGCTTCTGTAAAAGGCTTTAGCGATGGCCACTCATATGAAGATTTAAAAGTGTATGAAAACGTTGCTCAGTGTGCTGGTGGTGCCGCTTCTACAACCGGTTTCTGGGATGGTCCTCCTACTGTTTCTGCAGCTGCTTTGGGTGACTCTAATACTGGTATGCACTTGGCAATCGGTATTTTGACTGCATTGATGCAACGTGAAAAAACTGGCCGTGGTCAGAAAGTATCTTGCTCAATGCAAGACGCTGTATTGAACTTGTGCCGCGTAAAATTACGCGACCAACAACGTTTGGACAAGGTTGGCTACTTGGAAGAGTACCCACAGTACCCACACGGTTCATTCTCTGATGTAGTTCCACGTGGCGGTAACGCTGGTGGTGGCGGTCAGCCAGGTTGGGTGTTGAAGTGTAAGGGCTGGGAAACTGATCCAAACGCATACATCTACTTCACTATTCAAGGTCACGCTTGGGAGCCAATTACTAAGGCTTTGGGCAAACCAGAGTGGGCAACTGATCCTGCGTACATGACTGCTGAAGCTCGTCAAGATAAGATTTTTGACATCTTCGCAACCATTGAAGATTGGCTCAAAGACAAGACTAAATACGAAGCTGTGGACATTCTCCGTAAGTTCGATATTCCATGTGCCCCAGTTCTCTCTATGAAAGAATTGGCTGCATCACCAGACTTGCGTAAGAGCGGTTCGATCGTTGAAGTTGACCACAAAGTACGTGGTAAGTATTTGACTATCGGTAGCCCAATCAAGTTCTCTGATTTGGAAATCGAAGTGAAGCCATCTCCTGTATTGGGTGAGCACACTGATGAAGTGTTGTCTGACCTCGGCTACAGCGCTGATGACATCGCTAAATTGCATGCAGCGAAAGCAGTTTAA
- a CDS encoding PAS domain S-box protein: protein MKTSVDLHQLVECVGDAIIVSDANEKIILWNPSATRIFGYTEEEALGQSLDLIVPERQRQRHSDGYSKSMETGTTRYGTSLLKVPAKHKNGSTLSIAFTVGMLFDEHHQANGVVAIIRDETARFAEERALKKRIADLENPSA, encoded by the coding sequence ATGAAAACCAGTGTTGATTTACACCAGTTGGTGGAGTGTGTTGGCGATGCGATTATCGTGTCAGATGCTAATGAAAAAATTATCTTGTGGAATCCATCCGCAACTCGAATCTTTGGCTATACCGAGGAAGAAGCATTAGGGCAGTCTTTGGATTTAATTGTTCCAGAGCGCCAGCGTCAACGGCATAGCGATGGGTACAGCAAGTCTATGGAGACGGGCACAACTCGCTATGGCACTTCGCTCCTAAAGGTGCCTGCTAAGCATAAGAATGGCAGCACTCTTTCGATCGCTTTTACCGTTGGCATGCTATTTGACGAACATCATCAAGCAAATGGTGTGGTCGCAATCATTCGGGATGAGACTGCTCGGTTTGCCGAGGAAAGAGCCCTTAAAAAGCGCATTGCAGACCTAGAAAATCCATCAGCTTAG